A window of Acinetobacter sp. TR3 contains these coding sequences:
- the nth gene encoding endonuclease III yields MPVKNMTKKQIQTFFERLRTQRPHPQTELNYSSPFELLIAVLLSAQATDVSVNKATDKLYAVANTAQAILNLGVEGLKEYIKTIGLYNAKAENVIKTCQILLDQYQGQIPETRKELESLPGVGRKTANVVLNTAFGHPTMAVDTHIFRVGNRTGLAVGKNVLEVEDRLIKVIPKEFIIDAHHWLILHGRYCCIARKPKCAECIVSDVCNWPDRFEFGAVKTIPTKNLS; encoded by the coding sequence ATGCCTGTCAAAAATATGACCAAAAAACAAATTCAGACTTTTTTTGAACGTTTACGTACGCAAAGACCACATCCCCAAACTGAGCTGAACTACAGCTCTCCTTTTGAGTTACTGATTGCTGTTTTGCTTTCTGCACAAGCAACCGATGTCAGTGTCAACAAAGCGACTGATAAACTCTATGCCGTTGCTAATACTGCACAAGCTATTTTAAATCTTGGGGTTGAGGGCTTAAAAGAATATATTAAGACGATTGGTTTATATAACGCTAAAGCTGAAAATGTGATCAAAACTTGTCAGATTTTACTTGATCAATATCAAGGACAAATTCCAGAAACGCGAAAAGAACTGGAATCTTTACCAGGTGTAGGGCGTAAAACGGCAAACGTCGTGCTCAATACCGCCTTTGGTCATCCCACTATGGCAGTCGATACCCATATTTTCCGTGTTGGCAATCGTACTGGTTTGGCAGTAGGTAAAAATGTTTTAGAAGTCGAAGATCGATTAATTAAGGTTATTCCTAAAGAGTTTATTATTGATGCTCATCATTGGCTGATCTTACATGGGCGTTATTGTTGTATAGCACGTAAACCTAAATGTGCTGAATGTATCGTATCCGATGTCTGCAACTGGCCTGATCGTTTTGAATTTGGAGCCGTAAAAACAATTCCAACAAAAAACCTCAGTTAA
- a CDS encoding RnfABCDGE type electron transport complex subunit B — MSVSAQQLSLIVQVDQLLPQTQCGLCGHRDGCLPYAKSIVEGEDANKCVPGGQPVADALATLLKRPTMIAEPSVWDIQADGRPQQMKAIIREDECIGCTKCISACPVDAIIGSGKLMHSILTDLCTGCELCIPPCPVDCIDLVADTNPLPTVQQRNLEQDDLRHRYYAHIQREEKRRLSRKGPIVRAEIDTEFFAQFSQALNNVPVITLMDKPKENPVLDAKTTIELAKIRTQIKKLEKQLSVRADEQKQAQLLDLQQCLNELQGI; from the coding sequence ATGTCAGTTTCAGCACAACAACTCTCTCTTATCGTTCAGGTAGACCAACTTTTACCACAAACACAATGTGGTTTATGTGGACATCGTGATGGTTGTTTACCTTATGCAAAGTCGATCGTGGAAGGTGAAGATGCAAACAAATGCGTTCCAGGTGGACAACCTGTTGCCGATGCACTTGCGACATTATTAAAAAGACCAACAATGATTGCGGAACCGAGTGTTTGGGACATTCAAGCAGATGGTCGACCGCAACAAATGAAAGCGATAATTCGTGAAGATGAATGTATCGGGTGTACTAAATGTATTAGTGCCTGCCCTGTTGATGCCATTATCGGTAGCGGAAAATTAATGCATAGTATCTTGACTGATCTATGTACGGGTTGTGAGTTATGTATTCCACCCTGTCCTGTAGATTGTATTGATCTAGTCGCAGATACCAATCCATTACCTACAGTTCAACAACGTAATCTTGAACAAGATGATCTCAGACATCGTTACTATGCGCATATCCAACGAGAAGAAAAACGTCGTTTGAGTCGTAAAGGACCGATTGTTCGTGCTGAAATTGATACCGAATTTTTTGCTCAATTTTCTCAAGCACTTAACAATGTACCCGTGATCACACTCATGGATAAACCGAAAGAAAATCCTGTATTAGATGCAAAAACGACAATTGAACTTGCGAAAATTAGAACGCAAATCAAAAAGTTAGAAAAACAATTAAGCGTACGTGCTGATGAGCAAAAACAGGCACAATTACTCGATTTACAACAATGTTTAAATGAATTACAGGGAATCTAA
- a CDS encoding META and DUF4377 domain-containing protein: MKIKYLVLALLPLSLMACQTVQNVTDNVISQMNTTAAKNLTEYNWTYQGSKASKPLVLSFDDNQRLSIQTGCNNQGGTWKVEGNTIVTSPLASTMMACADDLMQQERLSADIFSEKKVPFTLSTQNDQAILKVTDSKGQKHVFTGSKIVNTSVLTNYTWSYQPTDTKKPIVLSFLANDRLSVDTGCNRLNTSWKIENGSIVTGNGASTMMACEPALMKQEQFAGTLLQKRKVSFEINATNLDQPSLTLSDANGQKYTFLGKMTAEAKYQSEGKIVFLEISPQTKSCTGVAPQTCMQVREIKYDDKGIKTYADKNWSLYYGQIEGFEHNPNQRVIVRVKRYEIKNPAADQSSLADVLDMMVEQETVKKP, from the coding sequence ATGAAAATTAAATATTTAGTTCTTGCTTTATTGCCACTTTCTTTGATGGCGTGCCAAACAGTACAAAATGTGACTGATAATGTTATTTCTCAAATGAATACAACTGCTGCAAAAAATTTAACTGAATATAATTGGACTTATCAAGGTTCAAAAGCATCAAAACCTTTAGTTTTATCTTTCGATGATAATCAACGATTATCTATTCAAACTGGCTGTAATAATCAAGGTGGGACTTGGAAAGTTGAAGGTAATACCATTGTAACCTCACCACTGGCATCAACAATGATGGCATGTGCGGATGATTTAATGCAACAAGAACGCTTATCTGCTGATATTTTTAGTGAGAAAAAAGTTCCTTTCACACTCAGTACCCAAAATGATCAAGCGATCTTGAAAGTAACTGATAGTAAAGGTCAAAAACATGTATTTACAGGAAGCAAAATCGTGAATACGAGTGTGTTAACAAACTATACTTGGTCATATCAACCAACTGATACAAAAAAACCAATCGTATTAAGTTTTTTAGCCAATGATCGTTTATCTGTAGATACTGGTTGTAACCGCTTAAATACCTCATGGAAAATTGAAAATGGTTCAATTGTTACAGGTAATGGCGCTTCAACAATGATGGCATGTGAACCAGCGCTGATGAAACAAGAGCAATTTGCAGGTACACTTTTACAAAAACGTAAGGTTTCATTTGAAATTAATGCAACAAATTTAGACCAGCCGAGCTTAACTTTAAGCGATGCAAACGGTCAAAAATATACGTTCCTTGGTAAAATGACAGCTGAAGCAAAATACCAGTCTGAAGGTAAAATCGTTTTCCTCGAAATTTCACCACAAACTAAATCATGTACGGGTGTAGCACCACAAACATGTATGCAAGTTCGTGAGATTAAATATGATGACAAAGGCATCAAAACCTATGCTGATAAAAATTGGTCACTTTACTACGGTCAAATCGAAGGCTTTGAACATAATCCAAACCAACGTGTGATCGTTCGTGTTAAACGCTATGAAATTAAAAATCCAGCAGCAGATCAATCAAGCTTAGCTGATGTCTTAGATATGATGGTTGAACAAGAAACCGTGAAAAAACCATAA
- a CDS encoding DODA-type extradiol aromatic ring-opening family dioxygenase, with amino-acid sequence MNFQTLPGLFISHGSPMLALDPEQVGPALHRLSNNLPKPQAIIVMSAHWESQALEVSTSTRAQTWHDFRGFPPELYEIRYPAAGAPKLAEEILTLFAEADIPAHANSTRPRDHGVWMPLLHMYPEADIPVIEISLPIEMNADQIYKIGQVLAPLREQQILLIGSGSITHNLSELSWHADAAVPIWASTFRNSVVSKLNHQDYDAVLNWPSLPYVQRNHPTLEHFAPLFFAMGTGHRFSIVHSSFSMGSLGMDIYRFD; translated from the coding sequence ATGAATTTCCAGACTTTACCCGGGTTATTTATTTCTCATGGTTCTCCCATGCTTGCACTTGATCCTGAACAAGTGGGTCCCGCATTGCATCGTTTAAGCAATAATTTACCAAAACCTCAGGCAATTATTGTGATGTCTGCTCATTGGGAAAGTCAAGCGCTAGAAGTAAGTACCTCAACCCGAGCTCAAACGTGGCATGATTTTCGTGGTTTCCCCCCTGAACTTTATGAGATCCGTTATCCTGCTGCGGGCGCTCCAAAACTTGCTGAGGAAATACTGACTCTATTTGCAGAAGCAGATATTCCTGCACATGCCAATAGCACGCGACCACGAGATCACGGTGTATGGATGCCTTTATTGCATATGTATCCAGAAGCCGATATTCCTGTGATTGAAATTTCCTTACCCATTGAAATGAATGCTGACCAGATTTACAAAATTGGGCAAGTTTTAGCACCTTTACGTGAACAACAAATTTTATTAATTGGCTCTGGTAGCATTACCCATAATCTCTCTGAACTTTCATGGCATGCAGATGCTGCAGTTCCAATATGGGCAAGCACATTTCGAAATAGTGTGGTCAGTAAACTGAACCATCAAGATTATGACGCTGTACTTAACTGGCCATCTTTACCCTACGTGCAACGAAATCATCCTACCCTTGAACATTTTGCACCATTATTCTTTGCAATGGGAACAGGACATCGTTTTAGTATCGTGCATAGTAGTTTTTCAATGGGGTCATTAGGTATGGACATTTATCGTTTTGATTAA
- the rlmH gene encoding 23S rRNA (pseudouridine(1915)-N(3))-methyltransferase RlmH has translation MKIRILTIGQKMPAWVLTGFEDYFKRIQPFVQTQVIELPMAKRGKNDSEADILKYCQIEGDSILNALKPNETLIALEVGGRELSTEKLADTMKQWMLEGNDIALAIGGPDGHSDAVRKAAAWHWSLSKLTMPHPMVRILLIEQLYRAMSINHNHPYHRA, from the coding sequence ATGAAAATTCGTATTCTGACTATTGGGCAAAAAATGCCTGCTTGGGTGTTAACTGGATTTGAAGACTATTTCAAACGCATTCAACCTTTTGTACAAACTCAAGTCATTGAACTCCCAATGGCAAAACGAGGCAAAAATGATTCAGAAGCAGATATTTTAAAATATTGTCAAATTGAAGGTGATAGTATTTTAAATGCACTTAAACCCAATGAAACGTTAATTGCCTTAGAAGTAGGTGGTCGAGAACTCAGTACAGAAAAACTGGCAGATACCATGAAACAATGGATGCTTGAAGGCAATGATATTGCTCTTGCGATTGGTGGTCCTGATGGACATTCAGACGCAGTTCGTAAAGCAGCAGCTTGGCATTGGTCTCTTTCTAAATTGACCATGCCACATCCAATGGTTCGTATTTTACTGATTGAGCAACTTTATAGAGCGATGAGTATCAATCATAATCATCCTTATCATCGCGCTTAA
- the lon gene encoding endopeptidase La, which yields MSEYILNNESSLEPQVPSVLPLLALRDVVVYPHMQIALFVGREKSINAVDVARNGDNLVFVVAQKDSLTEEIDHDNLYQYGTVAKIVQVVNHENDENCIKVLIEGLHRSKLERIIDGEEYLTAEHSLSPMTLPLDQEAQATRLNELRTLFAQYAEAKLRNARELVAAANKIEDLLQLMFFVATRVPLNIEVKQKFLEHDEFEAHFKELMSYLMNQSAEQQIEQTLHDSVKRQMEKNQREYFLNEKMKVIQRELSDMNGGAEDDVAEIEKRLAEADLPEHVRKKAEAEFRKLKAMQPASSEAAVVRNYLEVILDTPWNKASKVSINLAKAQEILDEDHYGLDDVKDRIVEYLAVQSRVKKLRGPILCLVGPPGVGKTSLGESVAKATGREFVRMALGGVRDEAEIRGHRRTYIGAMPGKIVQSLTKVGVKNPLFLLDEIDKMAQDYRGDPASALLEVLDPSQNSKFNDHYLDLDLDLSEVMFICTANSMNIPEALLDRMEVIRLPGYTEDEKVNIAERYLVPKAIKNNGLRTKELTVHEEAIRDIVQRYTREAGVRSLEREVSKIARKVVKEAVSKKSKNLQVDVNSANLPEYLGPHKFDFGMAEDEAQVGRVNGLAWTSVGGELLTIEVAAVKGKGKFITTGSLGDVMKESITAAMTVVRTRADELGIEASRFDETDVHVHLPEGATPKDGPSAGLALTTALVSAFTGIAIRPDIAMTGETSLGGRAMRIGGLKEKLLAAHRGGIKLVFIPQDNVRDLAEIPDNVKEGLEIKAVKSIDEILPLALTDTPKPLPKTPIVKPVEEAKAARH from the coding sequence ATGTCTGAATATATTTTAAATAATGAATCAAGCTTAGAGCCACAGGTTCCAAGTGTATTACCACTATTAGCATTACGTGATGTTGTGGTCTATCCACACATGCAAATTGCGCTATTTGTGGGTCGTGAAAAATCGATCAATGCAGTGGATGTGGCTCGTAACGGTGACAATTTAGTATTTGTAGTTGCGCAAAAAGATTCGCTTACAGAAGAAATTGATCACGATAACCTCTATCAATACGGAACTGTGGCTAAAATCGTACAAGTCGTAAATCATGAAAATGATGAAAACTGCATTAAAGTACTGATTGAAGGTCTGCATCGTTCTAAACTAGAGCGGATTATTGATGGTGAAGAATACTTGACTGCTGAGCACAGTCTCAGTCCAATGACATTACCATTGGACCAGGAAGCTCAAGCAACTCGCTTAAACGAATTACGTACCCTATTCGCTCAATATGCTGAAGCGAAATTACGCAATGCACGTGAGCTTGTTGCAGCAGCAAATAAAATCGAAGACTTATTACAATTAATGTTCTTTGTTGCAACTCGTGTACCTTTAAATATCGAAGTGAAACAAAAGTTTTTAGAGCACGACGAATTTGAAGCGCATTTTAAAGAGTTGATGAGCTATTTGATGAATCAATCTGCTGAACAGCAAATTGAACAAACGTTGCATGACAGTGTTAAACGTCAAATGGAAAAGAATCAACGAGAATACTTTCTAAATGAAAAAATGAAAGTTATTCAACGTGAACTTTCTGATATGAACGGCGGTGCTGAAGATGACGTTGCGGAAATTGAAAAACGTCTTGCTGAAGCAGATTTGCCTGAACATGTACGCAAAAAAGCTGAAGCTGAGTTTCGCAAACTGAAAGCAATGCAACCTGCTTCAAGTGAAGCTGCTGTGGTGCGTAACTATTTAGAAGTCATTCTGGATACCCCATGGAACAAAGCGAGCAAAGTCAGCATTAACTTAGCAAAAGCACAAGAGATTCTTGATGAAGATCATTACGGCTTAGATGACGTCAAAGATCGTATTGTTGAATATCTTGCAGTGCAATCTCGTGTGAAAAAACTCCGTGGTCCTATTCTTTGTCTAGTTGGTCCTCCAGGTGTGGGTAAAACATCACTTGGTGAATCTGTTGCCAAAGCAACAGGTCGTGAGTTTGTTCGCATGGCGCTTGGTGGTGTACGCGATGAGGCTGAAATCCGTGGTCACCGTCGTACTTATATTGGTGCGATGCCGGGTAAAATTGTACAGTCTTTAACAAAAGTTGGCGTGAAGAACCCACTGTTCTTACTCGACGAAATTGACAAGATGGCACAAGACTATCGTGGCGATCCTGCATCGGCATTATTGGAAGTACTTGATCCATCACAAAACAGTAAGTTCAACGATCATTATTTAGATCTGGATCTTGATCTTTCAGAAGTCATGTTCATCTGCACTGCGAACAGCATGAATATTCCTGAAGCATTGCTTGACCGCATGGAAGTGATTCGTCTACCGGGTTATACCGAAGATGAGAAAGTGAATATTGCTGAACGTTACCTTGTTCCAAAAGCGATTAAGAACAATGGTTTACGTACAAAAGAATTGACTGTTCACGAAGAAGCAATCCGTGACATTGTACAACGTTATACACGTGAAGCGGGTGTCCGTAGCCTAGAGCGTGAAGTGTCTAAAATTGCACGTAAAGTGGTGAAAGAAGCTGTAAGCAAGAAGTCTAAAAACTTACAAGTTGATGTCAATTCTGCCAATCTTCCTGAATATCTAGGTCCGCACAAATTTGACTTTGGTATGGCTGAAGATGAAGCACAAGTCGGTCGTGTAAATGGTTTAGCTTGGACTTCAGTCGGTGGTGAGTTGCTTACCATTGAAGTTGCAGCCGTGAAAGGTAAAGGTAAATTCATTACGACGGGTTCGCTCGGTGATGTAATGAAGGAATCAATTACCGCAGCAATGACTGTGGTACGTACTCGTGCTGATGAATTAGGTATTGAAGCATCACGTTTTGATGAAACTGATGTCCATGTTCACTTACCTGAAGGTGCAACGCCAAAAGATGGTCCATCTGCTGGTCTAGCACTCACAACTGCACTTGTATCAGCATTTACAGGTATTGCGATTCGTCCAGATATTGCGATGACAGGTGAAACGAGTCTAGGTGGTCGTGCGATGCGTATTGGTGGTCTAAAAGAAAAACTTCTTGCAGCTCACCGTGGTGGAATTAAATTAGTTTTTATTCCGCAAGATAACGTTCGTGACTTAGCCGAGATTCCTGACAATGTAAAAGAAGGCTTAGAAATCAAAGCTGTAAAAAGTATTGATGAGATCTTACCTTTAGCATTGACGGATACGCCGAAGCCTTTACCTAAAACACCTATTGTTAAACCAGTAGAAGAAGCAAAGGCTGCGCGTCATTAA
- a CDS encoding 5-formyltetrahydrofolate cyclo-ligase gives MNSDLHVLRKDIRLKRKRVNRFEHKKSEQDAVNRLRSIPQFKFAKSVGLYLHAFGEVHTHKLIQLCFKHKKLVYLPMICTMNQELVWVKINSKQYSNQRFSHHPLGMKEPMTSRGHHISILDLLIMPLLACDHLGTRIGMGGGFYDRTLASAPHRPFRLGLAHTFQYIDQTLPRQKWDQPMHGLLTPKKFYIFKP, from the coding sequence ATGAATAGTGATTTACATGTACTGAGAAAAGATATTCGTTTAAAAAGAAAACGAGTGAATCGCTTTGAACATAAAAAAAGTGAACAAGACGCTGTAAATCGCCTCAGATCAATACCCCAATTCAAGTTTGCAAAAAGCGTTGGATTATATCTTCATGCTTTTGGCGAAGTGCATACTCACAAACTCATTCAGCTTTGTTTTAAACACAAAAAACTCGTTTACCTACCCATGATTTGCACGATGAATCAAGAACTTGTATGGGTAAAAATAAACTCTAAGCAATACTCAAATCAACGTTTTTCCCATCATCCTCTCGGGATGAAAGAACCCATGACAAGTCGCGGTCATCATATATCCATTTTGGATCTTTTAATTATGCCTTTACTTGCCTGTGATCACCTAGGGACACGAATCGGCATGGGAGGTGGTTTTTATGACCGTACTTTGGCAAGTGCGCCGCATCGACCTTTCCGTTTGGGTCTCGCCCATACATTTCAATATATTGATCAAACCTTACCTAGACAAAAATGGGATCAACCGATGCATGGTTTACTAACACCTAAAAAGTTCTATATTTTCAAGCCTTAG
- a CDS encoding MerR family transcriptional regulator, protein MNLTIGKLAKSCHVNVETIRYYQRIGLMRIPESTQSYRYYNQQDLETLSFIQKAKDAGLQLNEIKELLTLNLEDRVQVRHVIEQRLSKIDERIQELVGLKQRLSTWLDECKTTENECCPILMELKQ, encoded by the coding sequence ATGAACCTAACAATCGGAAAATTAGCAAAATCCTGTCACGTTAATGTCGAAACCATTCGTTATTATCAACGTATCGGCTTAATGCGTATCCCTGAAAGTACGCAAAGTTATCGTTATTATAATCAACAGGATTTGGAAACCTTGAGTTTTATTCAGAAAGCGAAGGATGCTGGATTACAACTGAATGAAATTAAAGAATTGCTCACACTGAATTTAGAGGATCGTGTCCAAGTCAGACATGTCATTGAACAACGATTAAGCAAGATCGATGAAAGAATTCAGGAGCTTGTGGGTCTTAAGCAAAGACTTTCCACATGGTTAGACGAATGTAAAACGACAGAAAATGAATGTTGCCCAATATTGATGGAACTCAAACAATAA
- a CDS encoding heavy metal translocating P-type ATPase translates to MTQQPSSCCSKNEVPLVYEYIDPVCGMSVAENSQHYFDYLGIRYLFCSAGCQQKFSLQPESFLKRNNVPSTVSSCCAKEKKQSSCGDGELEQPIELAQPSSCCKPKPTKQKLSSCCGPKPEVPSIQDEAKKSSFCCGGKHDHSSESILVDTEIDPVCGMSVKTTTDLKTDYQSKTYYFCNPSCLDKFKNDPEFYLIPVDQRPVPEGAMDMDYTCPMDPEIVQKGPGTCPICGMALEPMQPTLDDGPNPELVDFSRRFWTTLPLSLLVMILAMGSHIHAFISPHVQPWIELLLSLPVVLWAGYPILQRCWVSYKTGHLNMWSLIGVGLIAAFIYSVVATIFPSFIPIEAKTGHGVAVYFEAACMIVSLSLLGQILELKARSQTANSLKALLRLQPAKAKFVQHGQVVEVDIVMVKQGDILQISSGEQIPLDGVVIDGKTYVDESMMTGEPVAVKKQKDDLVIGGTINQQGAIRIQTTAVGANTTLAKMIQTVADAQRSKAPLQRIADVVAKYFVIAVLSMSVLTFIAWMVFGKAQFDLALMCAVAVLIIACPCALGLATPMSVMATTGRAAQKGVLFKDAEAIEALSKVNTLIIDKTGTLTEGKPSLKEIQLLSQTYNQAQIELWIASIEQYSTHPIAQTLTQLVDANQLLNVSDFEDVAGFGVKGSIDHQTLYIGSQKLIEQLALTLDADLIHELDQKRAQGDVISFLMSEQELIAYISIHDAIKQNAKTVIEQLHADGIEVIMATGDHQKNADMVAGLLGIQTVYGNLDPQQKLEIVKQAQAQGKIVAMAGDGINDAPALAQANIGIAMGTGTDIAKQTAQVTLVKGDIQGVAQAVHIAKLGVRNMKQNLAFSFVYNGLGVPVAAGLFYPLTGLLLTPMFAAVAMSLSSLSVVVNALRLNKS, encoded by the coding sequence ATGACTCAACAACCATCTTCATGCTGTTCTAAAAATGAAGTACCGCTTGTGTACGAATATATTGATCCAGTTTGTGGTATGTCAGTCGCTGAAAACTCGCAGCACTATTTTGATTATCTAGGTATCCGCTATTTATTCTGTTCGGCAGGTTGCCAACAGAAATTTAGTTTACAACCTGAAAGCTTCTTAAAACGAAATAACGTGCCATCAACAGTATCGTCTTGCTGCGCTAAAGAAAAAAAACAATCTTCATGTGGTGATGGTGAATTAGAGCAGCCTATTGAATTAGCTCAACCATCTTCTTGTTGTAAACCTAAGCCAACGAAGCAAAAACTAAGTTCATGTTGTGGCCCTAAACCAGAAGTACCATCTATTCAAGATGAAGCTAAAAAATCTTCCTTTTGTTGTGGTGGAAAGCATGATCATTCAAGTGAAAGCATTTTAGTGGATACAGAGATTGATCCTGTTTGTGGTATGTCAGTCAAAACCACGACAGATTTAAAAACAGATTATCAAAGCAAAACCTATTATTTCTGTAATCCATCTTGTTTAGATAAATTTAAAAATGATCCTGAATTTTATCTAATTCCAGTTGATCAGCGTCCTGTACCTGAGGGGGCAATGGATATGGATTATACCTGTCCAATGGATCCTGAAATTGTACAAAAAGGGCCAGGAACTTGCCCAATTTGTGGGATGGCACTTGAGCCGATGCAACCCACTTTGGATGATGGACCAAATCCTGAGCTAGTAGATTTTAGTCGACGTTTTTGGACTACATTACCTTTGAGTTTGTTGGTGATGATCTTGGCCATGGGTTCACATATTCATGCCTTTATTTCGCCACATGTTCAGCCGTGGATTGAACTTCTTTTAAGTTTGCCTGTGGTGTTATGGGCGGGTTATCCTATTTTACAACGTTGTTGGGTGTCCTATAAAACAGGACATCTGAATATGTGGAGTTTGATTGGTGTTGGGCTAATTGCAGCATTTATTTATAGTGTTGTTGCTACGATTTTTCCATCATTCATCCCTATTGAAGCGAAAACAGGGCATGGTGTTGCTGTCTATTTTGAAGCAGCATGTATGATTGTTTCATTAAGCTTGTTGGGACAAATTTTAGAACTAAAAGCACGTTCACAAACAGCAAATTCATTAAAAGCTTTACTCCGTTTACAACCTGCTAAAGCGAAATTTGTGCAGCATGGTCAAGTTGTTGAAGTGGATATTGTGATGGTCAAACAAGGTGATATTTTGCAAATATCATCGGGTGAACAAATTCCACTTGATGGTGTCGTGATTGATGGAAAGACCTATGTTGATGAATCCATGATGACAGGTGAGCCTGTTGCTGTGAAAAAGCAAAAAGATGATCTAGTCATTGGCGGGACAATTAATCAACAAGGTGCTATTCGAATCCAAACCACTGCAGTCGGGGCGAATACCACATTAGCCAAAATGATTCAGACCGTTGCCGATGCTCAACGCTCCAAAGCACCATTGCAACGAATTGCAGATGTGGTGGCGAAATACTTCGTGATCGCCGTACTCAGTATGAGTGTTTTGACTTTTATTGCATGGATGGTATTTGGGAAAGCACAGTTTGATTTGGCTTTAATGTGTGCAGTCGCTGTTTTGATTATTGCTTGTCCATGTGCTCTTGGCTTGGCAACACCGATGTCCGTGATGGCAACCACAGGTCGAGCCGCTCAAAAAGGCGTGTTATTTAAAGATGCCGAGGCGATTGAAGCTTTAAGTAAGGTCAATACTTTGATTATTGATAAAACAGGAACATTAACTGAAGGTAAACCAAGTTTAAAAGAGATTCAGCTTTTATCTCAAACTTATAACCAAGCACAAATTGAATTATGGATTGCATCGATTGAACAATATTCGACGCATCCAATTGCCCAGACCTTAACTCAATTAGTTGATGCAAATCAATTACTCAATGTTTCTGATTTTGAAGATGTCGCAGGCTTTGGCGTGAAAGGAAGTATTGATCACCAGACCTTGTATATTGGCAGTCAGAAGCTTATTGAGCAGTTAGCTTTAACCTTAGATGCTGATTTAATCCACGAGTTGGATCAAAAACGTGCACAAGGCGATGTGATTAGTTTTCTGATGTCAGAACAAGAGCTAATCGCTTATATCTCAATTCATGATGCAATCAAACAAAATGCTAAAACTGTGATTGAGCAACTGCATGCTGATGGCATTGAAGTGATTATGGCAACGGGTGATCATCAAAAGAATGCAGACATGGTTGCAGGTCTTTTGGGTATTCAAACCGTTTATGGCAATCTTGATCCTCAGCAAAAACTTGAAATTGTGAAACAGGCGCAAGCTCAGGGAAAAATTGTGGCAATGGCTGGGGACGGTATCAATGATGCACCAGCACTGGCACAGGCGAATATTGGTATTGCGATGGGAACAGGAACAGATATTGCCAAGCAAACAGCGCAAGTGACTTTAGTTAAGGGGGACATTCAAGGGGTTGCACAAGCAGTTCATATAGCAAAATTAGGTGTGAGAAATATGAAGCAAAATCTAGCATTCTCTTTTGTTTATAATGGATTAGGTGTTCCTGTTGCAGCAGGTTTATTTTATCCACTAACAGGATTATTGCTCACACCAATGTTTGCTGCAGTGGCAATGTCATTAAGCTCGCTCTCTGTTGTGGTGAATGCTTTACGTTTAAATAAATCATAA